A region from the Besnoitia besnoiti strain Bb-Ger1 chromosome Unknown contig00139, whole genome shotgun sequence genome encodes:
- a CDS encoding cytochrome b (encoded by transcript BESB_024780) encodes MTFTLVVAFLMLVCTEYLGLSLYINDNAFGNGLFILTGIHFSHVIVGAILVFFTQTVCSLSTYYLIGLIFLQTAFGLIELSHPDNSIPVNRFVTPLHIVPEWYFLAYYAVLKVIPSKTGGLLVFMSSLINLALLSEIRALNTRMLIRQHFMTRNVVSGWVIIWVYSMIFLIIIGSAIPQATYILYGRLATIVYLTTGLVLCLY; translated from the exons atgacattcactttggtagtcgccttcttaatgttagtctgtacggaatacttaggactatctctttatattaatgataatgcatttggtaatggacttttcatcttaactggtatacattttagccatgttattgttggagctatccttgtattcttcactcaa acagtttgttccctatctacatattatctaattggtttaattttcttacaaacggcttttggtttgattgaattatcgcacccagataactccataccagtgaaccggtttgtaactccgcttcatatcgtacctgaatggtactttttagcatattatgcggtgttaaaagtaatcccatccaaaaccggtggtttgttagtatttatgtcctctctcattaacttagctcttttatctgaaattcgagctttgaatactcgaatgttgatacgacaacattttatgactcgaaatgtagtcagtggatgggtaattatttgggtatacagtatgatcttcttgattattattggtagtgctattccacaagcgacttatatcttatatggtagattagctactatcgtatatcttactaccggattggttctatgcttatactaa